Within the Ensifer canadensis genome, the region GTCTTGAGCTTCATCAGGCTCTCGTCGACAGAGGCGAGAAAATCGCGATGGGCATATTTGTCGACCCAGACCTTGGTGGTGAGGAAGATATCGGCGCGGGCGATACCCGATTTGTGGATGGCTTCGCCGACTTCAGCCTCGTTGCCGTAGATCTGGGCGGTATCGACGTGGTGGAAGCCGAGCTTCAGCGCTTCCGGCAGCACGCGCAGCACGTCGGCACCGGGCATGCGAAAGGTGCCGAAGCCGAGCGCCGGGATGTTGGCGCCGTTGGAATTGACCGAATGCATGTGGGAACTCCTTGTTTTTGCAGAACGCCCGGCCATCGGCCGGGCGGGAAAGAGGCGAGGGTATAGGTGGGCCAGTTGGCCGCTTGGTCAAGCCGGCTGGGCGACTGTTTCTGCCTTGCGATCGAGTGCGCCGCTCAGAAGCGTCAGCAGCAGCGCGCCAACGACCAGAACGGAACCGACGACCGGCGTCATGCCGAGGCCAAGCGACGAGGCAACGATGACGCCGCCAAGCCAGGCGCCGATGGCGATACCGAGGTTGAAGGCGGCAATGTTGAGCGCCGAGGCGACGTCGACAGCGCCGGGCCGATGCTGCTTGGCAAGCTGCACGACGTAGAGCTGCAGGCCGGGCACGGTGGCGAACGACAGGAAGCCGAGGCTTGCCAGTGTCACCAGCGTCAGGACTTGCGACGTGGCCGTGAAGGTGAAGAGCACAAGGACGACGGCTTGAGCAAGGAAGAGGCCAACCAGCGCCTTCACCGGATCGCGGTTGGCGATCTTGCCGCCGGCGATGTTGCCGATCGCGATCGCGACGCCGTAGAGCACCAGGATCAGGCTGACGGCGCCTTCGGAAAAGCCGGTGATTTCCTGCAGGATCGGCGCCAGGAAGGTGAAGGCGACGAAGGTACCGCCATAGCCGAGCGCGGTCATGGCGAAGACGATCAGCAGCCGACCAGAGCCGAGAACGCGCACCTGGTCGATCAACCTTGCCGGCGGCGCCTTGGTCAGCGTGTTTGGCAGCAGCGTGGCGATGGCGGCAAGCGCTATGACTCCAAGCCCGGTGACAGCCCAGAATGTGGCGCGCCAGCCGAAGGTCTGGCCGATCCAGGTGCCGAGCGGCACGCCGGTGACGATGGCGACCGTCAGGCCCATGAACATCATGGCAATGGCCGAGGCACGGCGATCCTCGGGCACGAGGTCGGCGGCAATGGTCGAGCCGACGGAGAAGAAGACGCCGTGGGCGAAGGCGGAAATCACGCGGGCAATGAGCAGAGGCTCGTAGCTCGGCGCCAGTGCCGCCGCGGCGTTGCCGATGATGAACAGCGCCATCAGTCCGACCAGCAGCGGCTTGCGCTCGATCCGGCCGGTGAGCGCCGTCAGGATCGGTGCGCCGAAGGTGACGCCGAGCGCGTAGACGCTGACGATGAGGCCGGCAAGCGGCAGGGTGATGTTGAGATCGTCGGCAACCGTCGGCAGCAGGCCGACGATGACGAACTCGGTGGTTCCGATCGCATAGGCCGCGATCGTCAATGCGAAGAGTGCAATGGGCATGACAAGACCTTTTCCCGTCCGGCTGGGAGGACCGGGCGTTTTGGTGTTGATGTGTTCGACGGGAATATGAGGGTGGAGAGCTTGCGCGATAATCCGTATAATCGGATAAACGGCTGTGAACTGAATTCATAGGTGAGTGATGGACAACCGCGCCGGTGAAATGGAGGTCTTCGTCGCCGTCTGCGAAACGCGCAGCTTTTCTGCCGCCGGCCGGCGGCTGAGGCTATCGCCATCTGCGGTCAGCAAGCTGGTCACCCGGATCGAGGATCGGCTGGGCACGCGCCTGCTGGTGCGCTCGACCCGGTCCCTGCAATTAACGCCGGAGGGTGAAGTCTACCTGCAACGCGCCCAACGCATTCTGACCGAGATCGCCGAGACCGAGCAACTGGTTGCGGCCGGCGGCCGGCTCTCTCCCCGCGGGCTTCTGCGCATCAACGCATCGGTCGGCTTCGGCGAGCGCTACATCCTGCCGCTCGCGCCGGAATTTCTCGAACGTTATCCGGAGGTGCGCCTCGATCTGACCCTGACGGGCAGCCTGATCGACGTGGTCGGCGAACGGGCCGACGTGGCGATCCGCACTGGCCCCTTGCGCGATTCGTCGCTGAAGGCGCGCAAGCTGATGGAGAGCCGGCCGGTGGTGATCGCGTCACCGGCCTATCTGGCCAGACACGGCGTGCCGCAGACGCCTGCCGACCTGGAAAATCACAATTGCATTCGCTTCAACTTCCGCCGCAGCGTCGACGAGTGGGCCTTCCGTGCCCCCGGCCAAACTTCGGCCGAGCTTCTGTCGGTCTTCGGAAATCTGCAGGTCTCGAGCGGCGCGATCGTCCAGCAGCTTTGTCTCGCCGGTGTCGGCATCGGCCGTATCGGCCGCTTCCACGCTGAGCCGGACTTGGCCGCGGGACGGCTGGTTGCGTTGCTGGAGGATTATCGGCCGGACGAGATCGAAACGGTCTACGCCGTCTATGCCGGCCATGAACATCTCGCGGCCCGCATCCGCGCCTTCATCGACTTCCTGGCCGAACGGATCTGATGCATGGCCCGCGGGATGGTGTGTCTTAGTCGGCCTTGACGGCGACGACGAAGAACCTGGGAAAGCGCAACAGCACCCGGCCGTCGCTCATCGCCGGATAGGCGTCACGGATCCGGTCGGTATAGGCTGCAGCAAAGGCGTCGCGTCGCTCAGGCGGCAGCGCATCGAGATAGGGGCGCAGGCCCGTGCCCTTGACCCATTCGACGATCGCTTTGGTGTTCGCCAGCCGGTGATAGTAGATCGTGTGCCAGACCTCGATATGGGGCGCATGGCGCGACAGACGCTCGACATAGACAGTCGGTGCCGGCAACGCATTGCGGCGGATCGTCCGGCCCTCGAAGGCATCGGCGAAGTCGGCGCTGCGGGCCGTTTCTTCCATCAGCAGATGGGTCGGTTGGTCGATATTGTCGGGCATCTGCACCGCCAGCGTACCGCCGGGCGCAAGCGAAGCGGTCAGCCGTTCCAGCACGTCGAGGTGATCGGGCAGCCACTGGAAGACGGCATTGGCGAAGAATAGCGACGCGCCCTTCGGCGGCACCCAGGTCGCCAGGTCAGCCTTCTCGAAGGTCAGGCCCGGCAACCGCTTGGCGGCGGCCAGCAGCATGTTTTCGTCGCTGTCGAGGCCGGAAAGGGAGGCGTCCGCAAATCGCTGGTGGATCAGTTCGGTCGAATTTCCCGGGCCGCAGCCAAGATCGAAGGCAGGACCGGAGGGCAGGTCCGGAACCTGCGCCAGCAGATCGCGTGCCGGCCGCGTGCGTTCGTCTTCGAATTTCAGGTATTGCGACGCCGACCAAGCCATTGAGACAAAACCTCAGATACCGAATTGCAGACTTTCGAGCGAAGGCAGGATCAACGCCGGCCCCTGGTCACGATATTCGTCAGGCATGTCGGCCCGGTTGATCCAGACCGTGCGGAAGCCGAACTTCGTCGCCCCTGCAATGTCCCAGCGGTTTGACGACTGGAAGGAAACCGCATGCGGGTAAAGCCGATAGCGCGTGGTGACGAGATCATAGACCGCTGGTGCCGCCTTGTAGGTCTTCACCGTGTCGACGGAGAAGACGTCGTCGATGACGATCTCGAGCGCTGCATTGTGCACCGCTGCAGCCAGCATATCAGGTGAACCGTTGGAAAGGATCGCGAGCCGCGCTCCGCGCTCCTTCAGCCCTTTCAGAACGGCGGGAACCTCCGGGTAGCAATCGAGCGTCCAATAGGCATCAAGCAGCGGTTTCCTCAGCTTGCGGTCGGCGGAAGGGAAGCGGGAAAATGCGTAGTCGAGCGATTGCTCGGTCAGTTGCCAGAAGTCCTGATAGGCGCCCATCAAGGAGCGCACCCAGGAATATTCGAGCTGCTTGGCGCGCCAGAGTTCGGAGAACGCCTGTCCGTCCGGACCGATCTCGGCGGCATGGCGCCGAACCGCCGCATGCACGTCGAAAAGCGTGCCATAGGCATCGAACACATAGGCCGCGTGGGACATTCTTTCCTCCCGTCTGTCATCCCCGGCCACACAGCGGGACAAAATGTCATACCCCGTAAAAGCGTGGCCGAAAACAAAGGCTTACCGCATTGTGCCGGTGTTGGCACGCCGCGAATACCGTTCTTTTGCGCGATCATGTCAAAGATTTGTGCGTTGCACAACGGCATTGCGCCACCAGGCGTCAGCCTTTGCCTGGTTTCCAGACCTTTGCGGGGAAGCGGAGGGCCTGTTTGGCAAGCTTTCCCTTGAGCCCGAGCGCCGCATCGCAAAGCCCGACCACATGCCGGTTCGGCTTGGCTTCCGGCCGCAGGGCATGCAACGCCGCGGCCGCTTCCTCGGGCGACATGTACCGCGCAAGAATGCCGAGGCTCAGTGCCGTCGCGCGGCCGATGCCGCGCAGACAGTGCACCAGCAGATGCGCATCCTCAGGCAAGCCGTCGATAAAATTGAAGGCCGCCTCGATCGCGTCCGGACGGGCGGCGTCAGGAGCATCGGGGTCGGTGGCGTCGCCGAAATAGAGTTCCAGGTGCTTTTCGGGCGGCAGCTCGATCATCGACAGCAGCCGGCTCGCCGGCGCCCGCATCGAGATCAGGTGCGTCGGTGCCCAGAGCGCCCGATTGTGCCGCGCCTCCGTTTGTGAACTGATGACCATCTGGATGGGCCATCCGTTCGGATGGGCCGGATTGGCATTAAGAACGGGGCTGTAGAGTTCTTCCCCGGTGGCAGCTGCCGCTAGCGCCATGACAGGACCTCGTCGTGATTCTTCCTGTGGTGATTTTGCCCTGAAACCGGTTCTGACTTAAGGGCAAAATCGCATCCGCAGCCAAAAGCAAACAGGCTTTGGAATGTCCCCTTCAGAACCGTGTGATCACGCTGATGCCGAGATCGGTGGCGCGGTCCATCGAAACGAGGGCAGGGATCGCTTCCTCGAGCGAGATCTCGCGGCCGATCAACTGTTGCGGATTGAGCTTGCCGCCAGCGATCATCGACAGCATGGCGTCGTATCGCCAAGCCTGCATGCCATGGCTGCCATAGATCTCGAGCTCGTGGCCGATCACCTGCGCCATTGGGATTTCCGGCGTGGCATGGTCGCCGAGCATCAGGCCCACCTGCACGTGGCGGCCGCGCCGGCGCAGGTTCTTGATCGAGTTGAAGCAGGTGACGGGATGGCCGAGCGCGTCGATCGAGACATGGGCGCCGCCGCTGGTGATCTCCTTCACGGCACCTGCGACGTCGTCCGTGTCGCGGCCGTTGACCGTGGCAACGGCGCCGAGCTTCTTGGCGAAGGCGAGTTTTTCTTCGGAAATGTCGATCGCGATCGGATGTGCGCCAAGTGCAGCAGCAATCATGATCGCCGAAAGGCCGACACCG harbors:
- a CDS encoding LysR family transcriptional regulator produces the protein MDNRAGEMEVFVAVCETRSFSAAGRRLRLSPSAVSKLVTRIEDRLGTRLLVRSTRSLQLTPEGEVYLQRAQRILTEIAETEQLVAAGGRLSPRGLLRINASVGFGERYILPLAPEFLERYPEVRLDLTLTGSLIDVVGERADVAIRTGPLRDSSLKARKLMESRPVVIASPAYLARHGVPQTPADLENHNCIRFNFRRSVDEWAFRAPGQTSAELLSVFGNLQVSSGAIVQQLCLAGVGIGRIGRFHAEPDLAAGRLVALLEDYRPDEIETVYAVYAGHEHLAARIRAFIDFLAERI
- the tam gene encoding trans-aconitate 2-methyltransferase — its product is MAWSASQYLKFEDERTRPARDLLAQVPDLPSGPAFDLGCGPGNSTELIHQRFADASLSGLDSDENMLLAAAKRLPGLTFEKADLATWVPPKGASLFFANAVFQWLPDHLDVLERLTASLAPGGTLAVQMPDNIDQPTHLLMEETARSADFADAFEGRTIRRNALPAPTVYVERLSRHAPHIEVWHTIYYHRLANTKAIVEWVKGTGLRPYLDALPPERRDAFAAAYTDRIRDAYPAMSDGRVLLRFPRFFVVAVKAD
- a CDS encoding phosphatase, with the translated sequence MALAAAATGEELYSPVLNANPAHPNGWPIQMVISSQTEARHNRALWAPTHLISMRAPASRLLSMIELPPEKHLELYFGDATDPDAPDAARPDAIEAAFNFIDGLPEDAHLLVHCLRGIGRATALSLGILARYMSPEEAAAALHALRPEAKPNRHVVGLCDAALGLKGKLAKQALRFPAKVWKPGKG
- a CDS encoding haloacid dehalogenase type II; translated protein: MSHAAYVFDAYGTLFDVHAAVRRHAAEIGPDGQAFSELWRAKQLEYSWVRSLMGAYQDFWQLTEQSLDYAFSRFPSADRKLRKPLLDAYWTLDCYPEVPAVLKGLKERGARLAILSNGSPDMLAAAVHNAALEIVIDDVFSVDTVKTYKAAPAVYDLVTTRYRLYPHAVSFQSSNRWDIAGATKFGFRTVWINRADMPDEYRDQGPALILPSLESLQFGI
- a CDS encoding MFS transporter, with product MPIALFALTIAAYAIGTTEFVIVGLLPTVADDLNITLPLAGLIVSVYALGVTFGAPILTALTGRIERKPLLVGLMALFIIGNAAAALAPSYEPLLIARVISAFAHGVFFSVGSTIAADLVPEDRRASAIAMMFMGLTVAIVTGVPLGTWIGQTFGWRATFWAVTGLGVIALAAIATLLPNTLTKAPPARLIDQVRVLGSGRLLIVFAMTALGYGGTFVAFTFLAPILQEITGFSEGAVSLILVLYGVAIAIGNIAGGKIANRDPVKALVGLFLAQAVVLVLFTFTATSQVLTLVTLASLGFLSFATVPGLQLYVVQLAKQHRPGAVDVASALNIAAFNLGIAIGAWLGGVIVASSLGLGMTPVVGSVLVVGALLLTLLSGALDRKAETVAQPA